The DNA segment ACTattggagaaaccatctttgcttgGTTGGCTAAAACCACAATATTTTCGGTTTGAAtagaaaccgggactatagatgatttttttttctcggtttaAAACTCTATCGGCTCTAAATGatctttttagtcccggttgatgttaccgtgtatcgatcaatcaatcagaTCACCTCAACCTCGTCAATTTCCAGTTCCTCCTGTCCAGCGGCTCGCTGCTGCCGGCGGTGACGTCGTCCAGGTCGGTCGTCGTCGTGATCTCGTCGCTGCtgccggccaccgtcgccgccacgggGACGATCTCCTTGGtgcgcctctcgccgccgctgaACCTGAGCATGTCGACCACCTCGGCCATCGCCGGGCGGCTCTCGGCGCTGCTCTGCGTGCACAGCATGGCCGTCTCCACCACGGCGCGGAGCTGCGCGGCGTCGAAGCGCCCGGCGAGCCTCGGGTCGGCGAGGCGCTCCCACCTGCGGCGCTCCGCCAGCGGCGCCGCCCACTGCACGATCTCGCGCTTGACGCCGCCGGGGAGCTTCTCCAGCGGGCGGCGCGCGCTGACGAGCTCCAGCAGGAGgacgccgaagctgtagacGTCGCAGCTCTCGGAGACCTTCCCCCACATGGCGTACTCCGGCGCCAGGTACCCGAGCGTCCCCTTCACCCGCGTCGTCAGGTGCGACACGCCGTCCGGGATCAGCTTCGCGAACCCGAAGTCGGCCACCTTGGGCACGAACTCCGCGTCGAGCAGCACGTTGCTCGCcttgatgtcgcggtggatGATGTGCGGGCTCGCCTCATGGTGCAAGTACCTGCAATGCCAATGGATAGTAGgttaatcaatcaacctcagtgaTGCTCTATCATGGCGCGCCGGCCGTGGACGACTCACGAGAGGCcttcggcggcgccgacggcgatggcgacgcggcgGGGCCACTCGAGGGGGAcgtggtggtgggaggagggGGTGCCGCGGTGAGGGTGCAGGTGGGTGAGGAGGCTGTGGTTGGGCATGTAGTCATAGACGATGaggcgctcgtcgccgccggcgtagAAGCCGCGGAGGCTCAGCAGGTTCCTGTGGCGGACGCGGCCGAGGATCTCCACCTCCACGGCGAACTCCATCTCCGCCTTGGCCGTCATCGCCTTCAGCCGCTTCACCGCAATCTGAACAAGATAGAACTATCGATCAATTCGCCTCAATCCATGAACACACACCTCGGCCAtctttcctgctctatcaataaaacttcgcaccgtctagtgcgagtcgttaaaaaaaagaaaagaacaccgcGGCCATCGAcctgccggcgtcggcggcgatgatCCAACCCACCTCGACGCCTTTGGAGGTGCGTCCCCAGTAGACGGTGCCGAAGCCGCCCTCGCCGAGCTTGTTGCTCTCGCTGAAGTTGCCGGTCGCTTGCAGGAGCTCCTTGAGCGTGTACGTCTCCCATGGGTAATCCACGCTCGTCCGGTTCTTGGACGCCCTCGCCGGATTCGTCCTACCATcccaaattaattaacaagtCACACCAAATGATCACCTCAGCCGATTGATCGGTGCTATCAAGAACTCTCTCTCCGATGGCAAACAACACATCACACCGAATGATCACCTCAACCGATCGATGCTATCAAAGTATCAAGAACTAATTCTGATGGCTTCTACATGCATGGTACTGCAGTAATACGTACCTCCGACGACTACTGGTGGCAGCCGGCTCCGGATCAgagtcgccgccggtgacgcaGCAGAAGCACCGGTTGATCATTTCTTCACAGCAATCGATGGATCCTGCGGGCCAAGCTGACAGTATGCGGATGAAGAACAGTCTGAAATAAGTACGATGGAAGAAGAtaaattcgatcgatcgatcaggatGTGGATTTGGACGACGAACCAAAGGTGAAGGAAGCTTGAGAAGAAATGCTACCTTTGATTGCTTGTTTGAGTTCTTGTCTGCTTCGCTCGCGTACAAAATTGTCCTCCTCGTGCTTGGCTCACTTTGGAGATTTCACTCCCTCCCTGCTGTGCAAATGTGATGTGGTATCTAGAAGGGCCATTTTATTAAGGACAAATTAAAAAAACCAACGGCAGCTGTGCACGGAATGGAATTTAATTTCATACAAATGTATATTCTATACACAGATTGAAGACTGAAGATTTCAAAGGATACGTATACGGTCAGTCTCTGacttgaaaatatatataaaggTTATACTGAATACACTGTAGCTATGGAAGAACTAATAGACAGGAGGTGGTCCATGACAATGGATTCAGAGAGATTTTGAACTAGACAAGACAACTGCAGATCACAAATTCTTATGCGTCTTTTCAAAGAAGAATGAAAGATAAAGTAAGGGACCAATTCAGCATTCCAATAGGAAGACAGATTCAGTATATTGTTTGGATTTCTTCTGTGTTCATCTCTAAAAGGCAAAGAGATGTATCCCTTTCCTATTGAAAAGTATGAAGACGATTTCTGCATAGTAGGGTATACCAGTTTTAAACTTTTACCTCACCAAGAGCAAAATCAGTAAATCACAGTGCTAGCCACTAGTCCAACATAGAACCAAAcctgtcacaaaactacaaaaggtATTTCCAGAGGCACCCTACAAGTTCCAATTGACATTTCTTATATGTTCATAGAGATTATTTAGAAAATTACCTAATTTTCCTCAGAAAGTAGCTATTTTTGAGGACTCCAGGCACCAGCCTTTACAACATAAGGTGAGGTAATCACATTCTTGCTCATCAACATGCTAGACTTACATTGCACAACCGTAGCGACCAGGTCAGAGATAGacttaagcttttttttttattatttttttggaacaGGGCAGCAGCCCTGCAGTATGAGAGGATCAATTCAAACTGCATTCTTATATTTTGTTGTTCTATCAAATGGCTTAATTCGATTGTCCAACAAACGATCTTGAGAAAGTCGGCcgtttattctttttttttttttctgaactcgTCAACTCATGAAGTGAAATGATGAAATGCAGGCTCACCCAGTAAACAAAGAGAAGAACATTACCTAATCAGCTTATGACGTGTGCCGCTTCCATTTGTTAATAGCACAAAGATGTGACATCCAATGGTCAATTAGCCTCATGGAAGGCTTGTGATAATTACAGTCGTACAGACAAGCAACAAATTGCTTCAAGTTGACGATGTTGTTCCCCTCACCTGCAGAGAAAGAAACAGAGGTTCAGGTTTTCTTATGGTGCAACCTGCATTTATATGCATATGCACTTGTGAAGTCAGTCAGCTTGCCCGTCATAATCTAATGCAGGCCAGAGAGAACAACACAACAAAAAGAGACAAAATGTGCATAATTACCTCCTTATCCTTAATCAGGAAGatagtactgtttttttttagataagtcacccggggggggggggggattccccacctgaatttaTCATTATAAAGGAGAGCTACAAAGTTTGTTACACATTAGTCAGAATTTGAAGGGGAGCCGAAAAGATAAGCTTCCAAGAATTGATTACAGAGCGATGCTCAAATTTGAGGCGTTCTAGCCAAAGACCACTCTCCTCCATACATTTGCGAAGGACCGACTGCAGAGACGGGGACATGTTCCTGAAAACATTCATGCCGATGATTCCACAAGCACCAGAAACATAGAAGATAGAACACCTTGTAATGCAATTGGGGCAGATTCCCATCAGGTTTCAGATTGGCCATATCACTGACATGTTGAATTCGAGGGCTTAAACCTATTGCCTCCCAGAAACCTTGAGCGAATGGGCAATTTAGTACTGTTTTTGGGTTACCTTTTCTGTTAATTGTCCAAAAATAAGAATGATGCAAACCGTCAGGCCAACGAACTGGTAAAGATCAAAGCTAGGTTTAAGGTATCATTATCAATCAAGCATGAGGAATCGAATCATGACCAGTGTGCTCACCATCTCCATCTCGTGATCAGTTGATCCGGCGATCCCCTGCTATTTTCTTCGAGAAAAATTTCCATGGCGACACACTTCCGCGATGGTGCAGGCGGTGGGAGAAAAGTGCTGGATCGAAGCCCGTACCTCCAGGCGGCGTAGCGACGGCAGCGAGACGACGATCGCGTCAGCGGGAGTCCCCGCTCCCGCTCGACCGATCGAGTGATTGAATGGGGATGCGAGGCAGGCCGGGCATGCTTACCAGCTTCCGGCGCAGGTTCGCCGTCCACCGGAGCGACGGGGGCGGCGGGTCGCACCGCACGCCGCGCGCTGGGGTCAACTGCTGCCGTCATTGAAGGAGAAGGAAGGATCCGCCGCGCGGGCCGCGGGGGAGAAGCTTCTAATCGAAGGCTCGTCTCGTCTCGCacccgaggcggcggcagggaacgacccgacgtcgccgtcgcagtcgccgccgccactacctCCTCCCGGACTCCTCGCCCCAATTTCAACGGCGGTGATCCCCGTAGTGTCACGTGTTGCCGATAGTTAAATTCAGATTCTGCATTTTACATACTTGCAGCTTCGTGTATAAATACGATCACCGAACAGTAGAATAATCCCTCTTTTTCACGTTATTTTCACGTTATTTGACGTTTTAACtttagtcaaaatcaaactattttaagtttgactaagttcatatatcaaatatagtaatatttataatactaaattagtttcatcaaatcaataattgaatatctttttataataaatttgtcttggttgaaaatattactccctccatctacttttgatagtcatattttcaaatctggaaaatttattttcgataggcatatttcaatctaacAAATTATCATTTTAacgactttctcggatttaatgcatgactctatTCTTCCAcgcaagattggctacatgagaatcgagaaatataaatattaatgaatcgcatgtttacgaggaatgactagtagcatgtttaaatggatgataagtaaaattactaatcctctgtgtgccaagataaaatatgacaatGGAAAGTAGATGGAGAAAATACtacaccctccgtcccataatataagggattttgagtttttgcttataatgtttgaccactcgtcttattcaaaaaatttgtgcaaatataaaaaacgaaaagttgtgcttaaagtattttggataataaagtaagtcacaaagaaaataaataataattctaaatttttttgaataagacgaatggttaaacagtgcaagtaaaaacttaaaattccttatattataggacggagggagtacttaacttggttaaacttaaactttgaccaaagttataACGTcaacggagggagcagtacaTTGCTTCGTGTCGTCAGATATCATCTAATCCCATCCCATCCATCCCGTGATAGAATTTCTTTGATCCACAGTTCCACACTTACACATATGGCAATGTCAGTTGCCAACAATACTCCTGACAATTTCGATGGCAACACCCACCCTAAACACACAATCAACAGGTTTCTCCTTATAATATCGATGGTCAAACAAAACAGCACATCATCAATTGAACGAAAGAACTACTGTAAGCCTAAAACACACGTTCGTGAGAAcatctagctttttttttaaaaaaaaaagacagggAGAAGGGCAATCAatagctccagctctagctACTATACTTTGATCGAGCGAAGCATGTTTCGCAGGGAGAAGGGGCACTTCTGATCAGGCTGGGTGATATCCGTCAGCTTTACATCACATCTACTTGGCCAAGTTGCATCCACGGATGTAAGGGTGATCATACTTTATATACCTTGTCCAATATGGTCTGTACTTGGTCATACTTGGTCATTGCCAACTCCAGCCATGGCTTCATGTTACCGTTGTAATGAACAACGGCTGCATTATCTATCTCTGAGCGGTCAATACTTGGGTTGTATCCTAATCCGAGGACATGCCACGACTTGTCAAGGGGATGCGTCAACTTGTAGAAGGTCAAGAGGCCGGGTGGAAGTGTCCCAAGCTTCCAAAGAACCCGGTCTTCGTTCtgttagaagaaaaaaaaaaagcaacattGATGTTAGAGTAAATCGTTTTGCATGACATCTCTAAATCAATGAGATCCAATCATGGAAGTAGTAATCTCACCATGTTTTGCCACCTGTGGTAGATCCCAGTGATATCTTTCTTCTTCCACTCGTTCAGATCAAAGATGTTCATTCCATATGCCCAGCCACATGCATTTGGATCGAAGTTCCGAGCGATATGTGGATTTGAAAAGTTAAGATACTAGTCAAAACGATGAAAACTCTCCCCACAGGTCTCCACTGCACCGTTGACCTTCCCATTAAGATCAACATCCCATAATCCCGTCAAATCTTTCTGCACGACTATGTCATCATCAAGGAAAAATATCTTATCCAACTTTGGATAGACCTGTGGGAGATAAAATCTCAAGTGGTTCAGCATGGAGAGGTACTTGGGGTTACGATACTTTAGGTTTGAAGAACCCGCAGAGAGAGTGGTGGGGCGGTCAGCTTTGAAATAATACTCTTTCATGGCTGCAGACTCAAGTTGCCGTAAAACAGGACAGTATGATGAGTTCAACCACTTAAATTCATCTACGTTCTCAACATGGATGGTGGCCTTCCCAGGAGGGTTCAGCAAAAACCACATGTTCATGGCTCCAAAGTTCAACTTATCAGTCACAAGATGGAAAACATGCTTCTCAGGCTCCTGAAAAGATTATGCCATAGATAGCTGTTAGAACAATTATCACACTTTGCACTTGATTAAAAAGGAAGACGAAACTACCTTAGCATTCATGATGGTTGAGTTCACAACAACAGATGCTGCCAATACATTGTCTGAGAAAAGTGCATAATGGTAGAGCTCTGGATTTTCCAAGTTCTCGCTCCTCGGGAACTTCCTTTTCTCCAACGGGAGGAGATAGTAATCTATTGTTAAGCGCATAGACAAACAATGAATGCTGTTTGGAATTGTCTTCGCAGCCAACTGGCTAAGAAATGTACTCTGCTTCTTCAAGCTCCTGACTTGTTCATCTGCTGACTGAAGCATAGCTCTAAGTCTCTGAGTAACCGCCTTGCAATCATACACATCTTCTCTAGCCTTGGATAGAAGTTGACCCATTACTCTGACTTTCTCAGGTGCACTGCAAAGTACATTATTTGTCATGATAGAGAACAAGATCAGATATAAAAATATGACGTGAAAA comes from the Oryza glaberrima chromosome 9, OglaRS2, whole genome shotgun sequence genome and includes:
- the LOC127783911 gene encoding PTI1-like tyrosine-protein kinase At3g15890; amino-acid sequence: MINRCFCCVTGGDSDPEPAATSSRRRTNPARASKNRTSVDYPWETYTLKELLQATGNFSESNKLGEGGFGTVYWGRTSKGVEIAVKRLKAMTAKAEMEFAVEVEILGRVRHRNLLSLRGFYAGGDERLIVYDYMPNHSLLTHLHPHRGTPSSHHHVPLEWPRRVAIAVGAAEGLSYLHHEASPHIIHRDIKASNVLLDAEFVPKVADFGFAKLIPDGVSHLTTRVKGTLGYLAPEYAMWGKVSESCDVYSFGVLLLELVSARRPLEKLPGGVKREIVQWAAPLAERRRWERLADPRLAGRFDAAQLRAVVETAMLCTQSSAESRPAMAEVVDMLRFSGGERRTKEIVPVAATVAGSSDEITTTTDLDDVTAGSSEPLDRRNWKLTRLR